The following is a genomic window from Adhaeribacter radiodurans.
GGATTGGTTTGCAAGCGGCTTCTAAAAAACCAGATTCTAACCATCCGTACGGCCACGGTAAAGCCGAACCCTTAACAGCTATTGTAGTAGCTTTATCTTTAATTGCAGCGGCTATTTTTATTGCCATCCAAAGCGTGGAACATATTCTTACGCCCCACGTTACGCCGGAACCCTTTACCTTAATTATTTTAGTAATTATTGTTTTAGTAAAGGAAGGCATGTACCGTTATACCAACCGGGTAGGCTCCGAAATAGAAAGTGCGGCGGTAAAAGCGGATGCCTGGCACCACCGCTCCGATGCTATTACTTCTTTAACGGCTGCTATTGGTATTGCTATTGCTTTAATCGGGGGGCCAGGCTACGAAAGCGCCGATGATTGGGCGGCTCTTATTGCCTCAGCGATAATTGTTATAAATGCGTATCGCATTTTTATGCCGGCTTTTACCGAAATCATGGATGCGGCACCTCCTTCTGAGTTTGCGAACGAAGTGCGCCTTATTGCGGCTAAAGTTCCTCAAGTACAAGGCTTAGATAAATGTTTAGTTCGTAAAATGGGCTTCGAGTATTTCGTGGATTTACATATTATTGTAGATGGCGATTTATCGGTACGTGAAGGACACGATATTGCCCACGCGGTAAAAGCCGAAGTTATGCGCCAGAAACCTTCGGTGTACGATGTACTCATTCACGTAGAACCTACCCAGCCCTAAATATTTTTTTCAAACCTACCTTATTTCTAGTACTTTATCCGTTAGCTATTTAGCTACTTGGATTCCTCTAATTCTTACCTCATAGCCCAGGCATAGCTTATTTTCAACCTAAGCTTTTTATATTAAACGGAAGAAATAAATTCCTTGCTTTAAGGTTACTCTACGTTGGCTAACCTGGTGGCAAATAGTAAATAGTGTTTCGATCTTGAATTACAATAAGCACTAATAATTGCTTTTACTAAACTTACCTAACAGGAATAAAAAAGATAACCAGAAAGCATTTTACTTCTTTGTAAATCAACAAGATAAAGTACATTAAGTAAAATCATTACAGACTTTTTTCTTCCTTGGTGCAGTGATTACACTTTTAATTTAGTATTAACCAGAATTATTTTTATTACTGTTTTCTAGTAAAGGTCTTGGTGTTGACTAAGAGGGAAGCAGTTTTATTTTATTAATAGTAACAAGGCACTACTATCTCTAAATTTTACTAAATTATGGCTGCTACTTTCCGCTTTTTATCAGGTTGTTTGCTGTTATTTTTCCTGGTGGTTCTACCCGCCAAGGCTACGCATTTATTGGGTGGTCAGCTTACCTATCAAGCCGATACTACGGCTGGAGCTAACCCGCTCCGCTATTTCTTTAAGTTGGTAACTTTTACTGACAGGAATAGTCAGGCAAACGAACCGGCGGCTACCTTGTATTTAGGCGATGGAATTAAAATTACTTCCGCCCGAACAAGTAAAATCGCGATCTCTAATTCCTGTGGTTCTATTTATCAAAATTTGTATTTCTTTGAATATACTTTTTCCGGACCAGGCACCTTTACAGCAGTTTACTATTCCCCTAGCCGTACCAATAATATAGTTAATCTTACTAATTCTGATCAGCAAGCTTTAACCATTAAAGCGCAGTTCTCAATCGATCCGTTTGATGTTACAAACCATTCACAGCTTTTTATCATGGGTATGATTCCGTGCGCGGTGCAAAATCAAACGTTCCGGCACAGTTTGGCTACCTTTGATTTAGATGGTGATAGCTTAGTATACGAACTTATAACTCCTTTAAGTGGCGCTTTAAACGACAATGGCATTGGCCTAATACAAAATGTAAAAGGCTACACCTTACCACCGCAAGTAAGTATTAACGCAAAAACCGGCGAATTTATCTGGGACAAACCGGAGCAATTAGGAAGATACAGTTTTGCGGTGCGTGTAAACGAATACCGGAACAAACTCCTGGTGGGCACCATTATGCGCGATTTTATTATTAACGTTACTCCCGCCCCGGATAATTTCACTCATTCCTTCTCCATCGAAAACCGTTCGGAATTATCTATTACCGATGAAAACCAGATCTTTCTTACTGCTGGGCAGCCTATTAAAATAAAAGTAAAATACAAAACTACCGGCCAGGCAAAAAACCTGTATGCTTACTCCGAGTTATTTTTTGATTCTGCCTCTATACCAATGGACACCATTGCTACGGAAGATGGTATTTTAGCTGAAATAACCTTAAACCCCGAAGAATCGTGGGGACGAAGCCAGCCGTATATATTAGTTTTACGCGGTATTTCCGAAGTAAATGGCATTTTAATCCAGCAAGATTTTACCCTTACTCTGGTAGCTACACCCCCATTAGTAAGCGGCGGCCTTGGGGAAGGCCCTGGCATCTCTGACCCAGGCACAGGTGAGTTGTTTACGGCTTATCCTAATCCGGCCCGGGACTTTGTTTGGGTAAAGAATAAACTCGAGGTACCCCGGGTGCAGTACCGGCTGTATAATGCCCTGCAACAGGTTATCCTGCAAACCAAATTAAACGCCGGCAATACCCGCATTAAACTACCGCCCGTTACCACCGGAATTTATTTTTACCGGATTTTAGCTGACAATGGTAAGGTACTGCAAAGCGGCAAGTTACTTATTGAGTAAATTATTATGCCAGCTTCCTGAAAATAAGCCTCGAATTACGATAGCCTCTTTTATTGATTCGGGGCTTATTTCCTCTATTTTACAAACAGATTGAATAGCATTCCGGGTTTGTCCAATCTCATCTAAGTTTAACCTTTTACCTGGTAGCATAATTAAAAAAATCAAAAGTCTGATGCGGTTGTTAATTTGTTAATATTAGCCTGATATTTAAATTTTTCACAAGAATATACCTTAAGCTCCTATTATTTATAAATACATCTGGTATTTGCACAATAAAAATCAGCGTGTTATCTTTGCCAAACTTATCAAGAAAGACGGAGGGACTTGGCCCGTTGATGTCTTAGCAACCCTGGCTGGCAGGGTGCTACTTCCAGCCCCGAACGGTGCACACCGTGGGGGAAGATGAGGGTAGAAAAGGCTTTCCGCCTGAAAAACTCAGCTCAAAACTCTTGATAAGCAAAAAATTACGCCCTCCAGAAGGGTTAATCTTTTTTTGCTTATAACACGATGACACGCATAGAAGAAGAAGTTAAAAAACGCATCCTGGTGCTGGATGGCGCTATGGGTACGCAAATTCAAGGCTACCAACTCACCGAAGAAGATTACCGCGGCGAACGTTTCCGGGATTTCCCGCACGACCTGAAAGGCAATAACGATTTACTATCCATTACCCGGCCCGATATCATCCGGGAGATACACGCTAATTACTTTGCCGCCGGCGCCGATATTGCCGAAACCAATACCTTTAGTTCTACTACCGTGGGTATGGCCGATTACCACATGGAAGACCTAGTGTACGAACTCAATTACGAGTCGGCTAGAATTGCCCGGGAAGTAGCCGATGAATATACCGCGCAAAATCCGGACAAGCCGCGCTTTGTGGCTGGTTCTATTGGCCCGACCAACCGCACGGCCAGCATGTCGCCGGACGTAAATAACCCGGCTTTCAGGGCTATTACTTACGACGAATTAGTAGAAGCCTACACTGGCCAGATAGAAGGCTTGGTAGACGGGGGTGTTGATGCTTTGTTAGTAGAAACTATTTTTGATACACTCAACGCGAAAGCGGCGCTGTTTGCCATTGACCAATACTCGCAACGTACCGGTAAACGCATTCCGATTATGGTATCGGGTACGATTACCGATGCCAGCGGCCGGACTTTATCAGGTCAAACGGTAGAAGCATTTTTATTCTCCATCTCGCATTTACCTTTATTGAGTGTAGGCTTAAACTGCGCTTTAGGGGCCAAACAATTACGGTCGCACTTACAAACCTTGGCTAAAGAAGCTAAATTTTACGTGAGTGCGCACCCAAATGCTGGTTTACCAAATGCTTTTGGCGAGTACGACGAAACGCCGGAGCAAATGGCCGCGCATATTCATGACTTTCTGGAAAATAATTTTGTAAATATCATTGGTGGTTGTTGTGGCACCTCGCCGGCACACATTAAAGCTATTGCTCAGGAAGCCGCTAAATACCCACCCCGCGCCATTCCGCAATTGCCGCCCTTGCCTAAACTCAGCGGTCTGGAACCACTCACTATTTTTGAAGGCTCTACCTTTGTAAATATTGGCGAACGCACCAACGTAACTGGTTCCAAGAAATTTGCCCGTTTAATTCTGAACGAGCAATACGAAGAAGCTTTGGCCATTGCCCGCGAACAAGTTGAAAATGGCGCTCAGATTATTGACGTGAACATGGACGAAGGCATGCTCGATTCGGAGAAAGCCATGGTTCATTTTTTAAATTTAATTGCCTCCGAGCCCGATATTTCCCGCGTCCCCATCATGATTGACTCCTCCAAATGGAGTGTAATTGAAGCGGGTTTAAAATGCGTGCAAGGTAAAGGCATTGTTAACTCCATCAGCTTAAAAGAAGGCGAAGAAAAATTTAAAGAAGTTGCCCGCAAAGTTTTGAGTTACGGCGCCGCCGTGGTGGTAATGGCTTTCGACGAACAAGGTCAGGCTGACAATTACGAACGCCGCATCGAAATTTGCCAGCGCGCTTACAACATACTCACCCAAGACGTGGGCTTCCCGGCCGAAGACATCATCTTCGACCCCAATATACTCACCGTGGCTACGGGCATGGAGGAGCACAACAATTACGCCATCGACTTTATTAATGCTACCCGTTGGATAAAAGAAAATTTACCGGGCGTACGAGTAAGCGGTGGAGTAAGTAACGTTTCCTTCTCCTTCCGGGGTAATGATCTGGTGCGCGAAGCGATTCACACGGTATTTTTATACCACGCTATTAAAGCGGGCTTGGACATGGGCATTGTGAACGCCGGCCAGATTGAAGTGTATGAAGAAATTCCGAAAGACCTGCTTCAGTTAGTAGAAGATGTATTGTTTAATCGCCGGCCCGATGCCACTGAGCGTTTAATTGAACACGCCGAAAAAGTAAAAAACAAAGGCAAAGAAATTGTAAAGGACGAAGCCTGGCGCAACGCTCCTGTGCAGGAACGTTTAACGCACTCGCTGGTAAAAGGTATTACCGATTACATTGATATTGATATTGAAGAAGCGCGTCAACAATACGCTCGTCCTTTGGAAGTAATCGAAGGCCCGTTAATGGCAGGTATGAACGTGGTTGGGGATTTATTTGGGGCAGGTAAAATGTTTTTGCCACAGGTAGTAAAAAGTGCCCGTGTAATGAAAAAAGCAGTGGCCTACCTCCTGCCCTACATTGAAGCCGCCAAACAACCCGGCGACGAAAGTAAGAATGCCGGTAAAGTATTACTGGCTACGGTAAAAGGCGACGTACACGACATCGGAAAGAACATTGTAGGTGTGGTGTTGGCTTGTAATAACTACGAAATCGTGGATTTAGGCGTCATGGTATCCTGCGATAAAATTTTGCAGACGGCTATCGATATTAACGCGGACATTATTGGTTTAAGCGGTTTAATTACGCCTTCGTTGGACGAAATGGTGTTCGTAGCCAAAGAAATGGAACGACTGAATTTTAAAACACCGCTCATTATTGGCGGCGCTACCACTTCGCGGGCGCACACGGCCGTTAAAATTGATCAGAATTACAGTGGACCGGTAGTACACGTACTGGACGCATCGCGCACGGTACCCGTAGTAGGGAACCTGTTGCAACCCGAACAAAAAGAAGCCTACGCTAAAAATGTAAAGGCTGAATACGAAGTACTGCGCGACAGCTACCTGAACCGCAAGAAAGACAAGCAGTTTGTGACGTTGTCCGAAGCCCGCGCTAACAAGTTTCCGATTGAATGGCGCGCCGAAGACGTGTACACGCCTAAAGTACTGGGCACTCAGGTTTTTACCGATTATCCGCTCAACGAAATTGTAAATTACATCGACTGGACGCCGTTTTTCCAGGCATGGGAACTGCACGGAAAATATCCTAAAATTCTCTCGGACGAAGTAGTAGGAGCTGAAGCCGTGCGGGTTTTCGAAGATGCGCAGGTACTGCTTAAAAAAGTAGTAAAAGAAAAATTATTGCAAGCCAATGCTGTAGTTGGCATTTACCCGGCAAATTCCGTTAACGACGACGATATTGAAGTGTATACCGATGAAAGCCGGGAACTAAGCCAGGTAACTTTCCGGACTTTACGGCAGCAAGGCAAGAAGGGCGGCAGCGTAGCCAATTTAGCGCTTGCTGATTTTATTGCTCCGAAAGAAAGCGGATTAAACGATTACATAGGTGGCTTTGCGGTAACAACTGGACTCGGTATCGACAAATTGATTGCCCAATACGAAGCCGACCACGATGACTACAATAGCATCATGATTAAAGCCTTGGCCGACCGTTTGGCCGAAGCGTTCGCCGAGTTAATGCACGAAAAAGTACGGAAAGAATTGTGGGGTTACGCCCCGCAGGAACAATTGACCAACGATGAGTTAATTGCTGAAGAATATCAGGGTATTCGTCCGGCACCCGGTTACCCGGCCTGCCCCGAGCACAGCGAAAAGCTTACCTTATTTGAACTGCTGCAAGCCGAAAAACATACCGGCATTACCTTAACCGAAAGCATGGCCATGTACCCAACTGCGGCAGTATCTGGCATGTATTTTTCGCACCCGAAAGCGCGTTATTTTGGCTTAGGTAAAATAGATAAAGACCAGGCCGAAGATTACGCCAAGCGCAAAAACATGACTTTAAGTGAAGCCGAACGCTGGCTGGCGCCTAACTTGGGGTACGATAATTAAATAAATTAAAAATTGGGAATTAGAAATTAGAATTGCTGGAAGATTGTTACTATAACAACAATTTAGGCCATTCTTAATTTCTAATGCCCGATTCCTAATTCCCGACATGAAAGTAACCGAACATATAGCAAACGCGAAAAAAACGCTTTTTTCTTTTGAGATTTTACCGCCGGTAAAAGGTACCAGCATTCAGTCTATTTACAACGGCATCGATCCGCTCATGGAGTTTAAGCCGCCGTTTATTAACGTTACCTATCACCGCGAAGAATACGTGTTTAAAGAACGGGAAAATGGCTTGCTCGAAAAGATTAGTATTCGCAAACGGCCGGGTACCGTTGGTATTTGCTCCGCTATTATGCACAAATACAATGTAGATGCCGTGCCGCATATTATTTGCGGGGGTTT
Proteins encoded in this region:
- a CDS encoding T9SS type A sorting domain-containing protein; the encoded protein is MAATFRFLSGCLLLFFLVVLPAKATHLLGGQLTYQADTTAGANPLRYFFKLVTFTDRNSQANEPAATLYLGDGIKITSARTSKIAISNSCGSIYQNLYFFEYTFSGPGTFTAVYYSPSRTNNIVNLTNSDQQALTIKAQFSIDPFDVTNHSQLFIMGMIPCAVQNQTFRHSLATFDLDGDSLVYELITPLSGALNDNGIGLIQNVKGYTLPPQVSINAKTGEFIWDKPEQLGRYSFAVRVNEYRNKLLVGTIMRDFIINVTPAPDNFTHSFSIENRSELSITDENQIFLTAGQPIKIKVKYKTTGQAKNLYAYSELFFDSASIPMDTIATEDGILAEITLNPEESWGRSQPYILVLRGISEVNGILIQQDFTLTLVATPPLVSGGLGEGPGISDPGTGELFTAYPNPARDFVWVKNKLEVPRVQYRLYNALQQVILQTKLNAGNTRIKLPPVTTGIYFYRILADNGKVLQSGKLLIE
- the metH gene encoding methionine synthase — translated: MTRIEEEVKKRILVLDGAMGTQIQGYQLTEEDYRGERFRDFPHDLKGNNDLLSITRPDIIREIHANYFAAGADIAETNTFSSTTVGMADYHMEDLVYELNYESARIAREVADEYTAQNPDKPRFVAGSIGPTNRTASMSPDVNNPAFRAITYDELVEAYTGQIEGLVDGGVDALLVETIFDTLNAKAALFAIDQYSQRTGKRIPIMVSGTITDASGRTLSGQTVEAFLFSISHLPLLSVGLNCALGAKQLRSHLQTLAKEAKFYVSAHPNAGLPNAFGEYDETPEQMAAHIHDFLENNFVNIIGGCCGTSPAHIKAIAQEAAKYPPRAIPQLPPLPKLSGLEPLTIFEGSTFVNIGERTNVTGSKKFARLILNEQYEEALAIAREQVENGAQIIDVNMDEGMLDSEKAMVHFLNLIASEPDISRVPIMIDSSKWSVIEAGLKCVQGKGIVNSISLKEGEEKFKEVARKVLSYGAAVVVMAFDEQGQADNYERRIEICQRAYNILTQDVGFPAEDIIFDPNILTVATGMEEHNNYAIDFINATRWIKENLPGVRVSGGVSNVSFSFRGNDLVREAIHTVFLYHAIKAGLDMGIVNAGQIEVYEEIPKDLLQLVEDVLFNRRPDATERLIEHAEKVKNKGKEIVKDEAWRNAPVQERLTHSLVKGITDYIDIDIEEARQQYARPLEVIEGPLMAGMNVVGDLFGAGKMFLPQVVKSARVMKKAVAYLLPYIEAAKQPGDESKNAGKVLLATVKGDVHDIGKNIVGVVLACNNYEIVDLGVMVSCDKILQTAIDINADIIGLSGLITPSLDEMVFVAKEMERLNFKTPLIIGGATTSRAHTAVKIDQNYSGPVVHVLDASRTVPVVGNLLQPEQKEAYAKNVKAEYEVLRDSYLNRKKDKQFVTLSEARANKFPIEWRAEDVYTPKVLGTQVFTDYPLNEIVNYIDWTPFFQAWELHGKYPKILSDEVVGAEAVRVFEDAQVLLKKVVKEKLLQANAVVGIYPANSVNDDDIEVYTDESRELSQVTFRTLRQQGKKGGSVANLALADFIAPKESGLNDYIGGFAVTTGLGIDKLIAQYEADHDDYNSIMIKALADRLAEAFAELMHEKVRKELWGYAPQEQLTNDELIAEEYQGIRPAPGYPACPEHSEKLTLFELLQAEKHTGITLTESMAMYPTAAVSGMYFSHPKARYFGLGKIDKDQAEDYAKRKNMTLSEAERWLAPNLGYDN
- a CDS encoding cation diffusion facilitator family transporter, whose protein sequence is MTQPRTTSAHPVEKGLRSTLLGIIANLGMVAIKALAGYFGNSYALIADAIESASDVFTSFIVWIGLQAASKKPDSNHPYGHGKAEPLTAIVVALSLIAAAIFIAIQSVEHILTPHVTPEPFTLIILVIIVLVKEGMYRYTNRVGSEIESAAVKADAWHHRSDAITSLTAAIGIAIALIGGPGYESADDWAALIASAIIVINAYRIFMPAFTEIMDAAPPSEFANEVRLIAAKVPQVQGLDKCLVRKMGFEYFVDLHIIVDGDLSVREGHDIAHAVKAEVMRQKPSVYDVLIHVEPTQP